The Thunnus maccoyii chromosome 9, fThuMac1.1, whole genome shotgun sequence genome includes a region encoding these proteins:
- the fbxo21 gene encoding F-box only protein 21 isoform X2: MATPVAGEGHPSLNGIISEHQTKKLTDLPTELLEHILCFPALKHADICNVSCCCKRLHDVCHGRGKVWGNQYKLRWPRLQRFYRQNESCDWLKEYKTRHRVGIQIRRTVESISKRFFTEVVLGDSFAEIESLGMPEHFCEDELLFILNSDKRKSLTLKYYAKKILYFLRQQNILRSLKTFLEQPVEQQSALEGAVLVDQYCNPLADVTLDSISAQLDEITEKVKKMLRIKNPSHPSLRIAQGDCFVVEDFELQRQVVCALNSVLYEQLQYKGNEFDYYNPLNSYIHQVLLRHTGIPISLSVLYMTLARKLGVQLEPVNFPNHFLLRWCQKPRGSEDIYDFVYIDAFGKGKQLTAKECEYLIGHQVTADYYSAISTMEVLLRMVGNLLNIGKRGEGNEKSYQLLRDSLDLYLTINPDNVQYLLLQARLYFHLGIWPEKVLDILQHIQALDPSQHGAVGYLVQHTLEHIQHKKHPVAPEVKRRSAPEHLEVQYSVGLIMKHKRSGYNCVIYGWDPKCTMSQEWITTMRVHQLSNGANQPFYNVLVQDGTCRYAAQENLEPHSAPLEIGHPEVGRYFSEFADTHYVANEELQTRYPEDMAETLGTVQELYHRLTPGSGNQDQAPATDQNNHQAMPM, encoded by the exons ATGGCGACGCCTGTAGCTGGAGAGGGGCATCCAAGTCTAAATGGGATTATTTCCGAGCACCAAACTAAAAAACTGACCGACCTGCCGACCGAGTTGCTCGAACACATCCTGTGCTTCCCTGCCCTCAAGCACGCCGACATTTGTAACGTGTCATGCTGCTGCAAGCGGCTACACGACGTTTGCCATGGAAGGGGAAAGGTCTGGGGAAACCAGTACAAACTCAG ATGGCCAAGACTGCAGAGGTTTTACCGTCAGAATGAGAGCTGTGACTGGCTCAAAGAATACAAAACACGCCATAGAGTTGGTATACAAATAAGAAGGACTGTGGAATCAATCTCCAAAAGATTCTTCACAGAGGTT GTTCTGGGAGACAGCTTTGCAGAGATCGAGTCACTCGGGATGCCAGAGCACTTCTGCGAAGACGAGCTCCTCTTCATACTCAACTCGGATAAGAG GAAAAGCTTGACCTTGAAGTACTAtgcaaaaaaaatcctttaCTTCCTGAGACAGCAGAACATCCTGAGGAGTTTGAAGACTTTCTTGGAACAGCCTGTTGAGCAGCAGTCGGCTCTAGAAG GTGCTGTCCTGGTGGATCAGTATTGTAACCCGTTGGCTGATGTCACACTGGACAGCATTTCAGCCCAGCTGGATGAGATcacagaaaaagtaaagaagATGTTGCGAATCAAGAACCCCTCTCACCCCAGCCTACGTATCGCTCAGG GTGACTGTTTTGTGGTGGAGGACTTTGAGCTCCAGAGGCAGGTGGTCTGTGCCCTAAACTCTGTCTTGTATGAGCAGCTTCAGTACAAAGGCAATGAGTTTGACTACTACAACCCTCTCAACTCTTACATCCACCAG gTGCTACTACGCCATACAGGTATCCCCATAAGTCTCTCTGTCCTCTATATGACATTGGCCCGGAAGCTGGGTGTTCAGCTGGAACCTGTCAACTTCCCCAATCACTTCCTGCTGCGCTGGTGCCAGAAACCAAGAGG GAGCGAGGACATATATGACTTTGTCTACATTGATGCCTTTGGTAAAGGCAAACAGCTGACTGCCAAGGAGTGCGAGTACCTCATTGGCCACCAGGTGACGGCAGATTACTACAGTGCCATCAGCACCATGGAGGTGCTGCTCAGGATGGTGGGAAACCTGCTTAACATCGGAAAAAGAGG GGAGGGCAATGAAAAATCTTATCAGCTGCTGAGAGACTCGCTGGACCTCTACCTCACTATCAACCCAGACAACGTGCAGTACCTGCTGCTGCAGGCACGGCTCTACTTCCACCTGGGCATCTGGCCAGAAAAG GTGCTAGACATCCTGCAGCACATTCAGGCGTTGGATCCCTCCCAGCACGGGGCAGTGGGTTACTTGGTGCAGCACACGCTGGAGCATATCCAACATAAGAAACATCCTGTGGCACCTGAAGTGAAGAGGCGTAGCGCTCCAGAACACCTGGAGGTCCAGTATTCAGTGGGCCTCATCATGAAACACAAGAG GTCAGGTTATAACTGTGTGATCTACGGCTGGGACCCTAAGTGCACCATGAGCCAGGAGTGGATCACCACCATGAGGGTCCACCAGCTGTCCAACGGTGCCAACCAGCCCTTCTACAACGTCCTTGTTCAGGACGGAACATGTCGCTACGCAGCACAGG AGAACCTGGAGCCCCACTCAGCCCCCCTGGAGATCGGCCACCCGGAAGTGGGTCGCTATTTCTCCGAGTTCGCCGACACCCACTACGTTGCCAACGAAGAACTGCAGACACGATACCCCGAGGACATGGCCGAAACTCTCGGCACGGTGCAGGAGCTTTATCACAGACTGACACCTGGCTCTGGGAACCAAGACCAGGCTCCTGCcacagaccaaaacaaccaccaaGCCATGCCCATGTAG
- the fbxo21 gene encoding F-box only protein 21 isoform X1, whose amino-acid sequence MATPVAGEGHPSLNGIISEHQTKKLTDLPTELLEHILCFPALKHADICNVSCCCKRLHDVCHGRGKVWGNQYKLRWPRLQRFYRQNESCDWLKEYKTRHRVGIQIRRTVESISKRFFTEVPCVGQVLGDSFAEIESLGMPEHFCEDELLFILNSDKRKSLTLKYYAKKILYFLRQQNILRSLKTFLEQPVEQQSALEGAVLVDQYCNPLADVTLDSISAQLDEITEKVKKMLRIKNPSHPSLRIAQGDCFVVEDFELQRQVVCALNSVLYEQLQYKGNEFDYYNPLNSYIHQVLLRHTGIPISLSVLYMTLARKLGVQLEPVNFPNHFLLRWCQKPRGSEDIYDFVYIDAFGKGKQLTAKECEYLIGHQVTADYYSAISTMEVLLRMVGNLLNIGKRGEGNEKSYQLLRDSLDLYLTINPDNVQYLLLQARLYFHLGIWPEKVLDILQHIQALDPSQHGAVGYLVQHTLEHIQHKKHPVAPEVKRRSAPEHLEVQYSVGLIMKHKRSGYNCVIYGWDPKCTMSQEWITTMRVHQLSNGANQPFYNVLVQDGTCRYAAQENLEPHSAPLEIGHPEVGRYFSEFADTHYVANEELQTRYPEDMAETLGTVQELYHRLTPGSGNQDQAPATDQNNHQAMPM is encoded by the exons ATGGCGACGCCTGTAGCTGGAGAGGGGCATCCAAGTCTAAATGGGATTATTTCCGAGCACCAAACTAAAAAACTGACCGACCTGCCGACCGAGTTGCTCGAACACATCCTGTGCTTCCCTGCCCTCAAGCACGCCGACATTTGTAACGTGTCATGCTGCTGCAAGCGGCTACACGACGTTTGCCATGGAAGGGGAAAGGTCTGGGGAAACCAGTACAAACTCAG ATGGCCAAGACTGCAGAGGTTTTACCGTCAGAATGAGAGCTGTGACTGGCTCAAAGAATACAAAACACGCCATAGAGTTGGTATACAAATAAGAAGGACTGTGGAATCAATCTCCAAAAGATTCTTCACAGAGGTT CCTTGCGTTGGCCAGGTTCTGGGAGACAGCTTTGCAGAGATCGAGTCACTCGGGATGCCAGAGCACTTCTGCGAAGACGAGCTCCTCTTCATACTCAACTCGGATAAGAG GAAAAGCTTGACCTTGAAGTACTAtgcaaaaaaaatcctttaCTTCCTGAGACAGCAGAACATCCTGAGGAGTTTGAAGACTTTCTTGGAACAGCCTGTTGAGCAGCAGTCGGCTCTAGAAG GTGCTGTCCTGGTGGATCAGTATTGTAACCCGTTGGCTGATGTCACACTGGACAGCATTTCAGCCCAGCTGGATGAGATcacagaaaaagtaaagaagATGTTGCGAATCAAGAACCCCTCTCACCCCAGCCTACGTATCGCTCAGG GTGACTGTTTTGTGGTGGAGGACTTTGAGCTCCAGAGGCAGGTGGTCTGTGCCCTAAACTCTGTCTTGTATGAGCAGCTTCAGTACAAAGGCAATGAGTTTGACTACTACAACCCTCTCAACTCTTACATCCACCAG gTGCTACTACGCCATACAGGTATCCCCATAAGTCTCTCTGTCCTCTATATGACATTGGCCCGGAAGCTGGGTGTTCAGCTGGAACCTGTCAACTTCCCCAATCACTTCCTGCTGCGCTGGTGCCAGAAACCAAGAGG GAGCGAGGACATATATGACTTTGTCTACATTGATGCCTTTGGTAAAGGCAAACAGCTGACTGCCAAGGAGTGCGAGTACCTCATTGGCCACCAGGTGACGGCAGATTACTACAGTGCCATCAGCACCATGGAGGTGCTGCTCAGGATGGTGGGAAACCTGCTTAACATCGGAAAAAGAGG GGAGGGCAATGAAAAATCTTATCAGCTGCTGAGAGACTCGCTGGACCTCTACCTCACTATCAACCCAGACAACGTGCAGTACCTGCTGCTGCAGGCACGGCTCTACTTCCACCTGGGCATCTGGCCAGAAAAG GTGCTAGACATCCTGCAGCACATTCAGGCGTTGGATCCCTCCCAGCACGGGGCAGTGGGTTACTTGGTGCAGCACACGCTGGAGCATATCCAACATAAGAAACATCCTGTGGCACCTGAAGTGAAGAGGCGTAGCGCTCCAGAACACCTGGAGGTCCAGTATTCAGTGGGCCTCATCATGAAACACAAGAG GTCAGGTTATAACTGTGTGATCTACGGCTGGGACCCTAAGTGCACCATGAGCCAGGAGTGGATCACCACCATGAGGGTCCACCAGCTGTCCAACGGTGCCAACCAGCCCTTCTACAACGTCCTTGTTCAGGACGGAACATGTCGCTACGCAGCACAGG AGAACCTGGAGCCCCACTCAGCCCCCCTGGAGATCGGCCACCCGGAAGTGGGTCGCTATTTCTCCGAGTTCGCCGACACCCACTACGTTGCCAACGAAGAACTGCAGACACGATACCCCGAGGACATGGCCGAAACTCTCGGCACGGTGCAGGAGCTTTATCACAGACTGACACCTGGCTCTGGGAACCAAGACCAGGCTCCTGCcacagaccaaaacaaccaccaaGCCATGCCCATGTAG
- the fbxo21 gene encoding F-box only protein 21 isoform X3 translates to MATPVAGEGHPSLNGIISEHQTKKLTDLPTELLEHILCFPALKHADICNVSCCCKRLHDVCHGRGKVWGNQYKLRWPRLQRFYRQNESCDWLKEYKTRHRVGIQIRRTVESISKRFFTEVPCVGQVLGDSFAEIESLGMPEHFCEDELLFILNSDKRKSLTLKYYAKKILYFLRQQNILRSLKTFLEQPVEQQSALEGAVLVDQYCNPLADVTLDSISAQLDEITEKVKKMLRIKNPSHPSLRIAQGDCFVVEDFELQRQVVCALNSVLYEQLQYKGNEFDYYNPLNSYIHQVLLRHTGIPISLSVLYMTLARKLGVQLEPVNFPNHFLLRWCQKPRGSEDIYDFVYIDAFGKGKQLTAKECEYLIGHQVTADYYSAISTMEVLLRMVGNLLNIGKRGEGNEKSYQLLRDSLDLYLTINPDNVQYLLLQARLYFHLGIWPEKVLDILQHIQALDPSQHGAVGYLVQHTLEHIQHKKHPVAPEVKRRSAPEHLEVQYSVGLIMKHKRSGYNCVIYGWDPKCTMSQEWITTMRVHQLSNGANQPFYNVLVQDGTCRYAAQGSTL, encoded by the exons ATGGCGACGCCTGTAGCTGGAGAGGGGCATCCAAGTCTAAATGGGATTATTTCCGAGCACCAAACTAAAAAACTGACCGACCTGCCGACCGAGTTGCTCGAACACATCCTGTGCTTCCCTGCCCTCAAGCACGCCGACATTTGTAACGTGTCATGCTGCTGCAAGCGGCTACACGACGTTTGCCATGGAAGGGGAAAGGTCTGGGGAAACCAGTACAAACTCAG ATGGCCAAGACTGCAGAGGTTTTACCGTCAGAATGAGAGCTGTGACTGGCTCAAAGAATACAAAACACGCCATAGAGTTGGTATACAAATAAGAAGGACTGTGGAATCAATCTCCAAAAGATTCTTCACAGAGGTT CCTTGCGTTGGCCAGGTTCTGGGAGACAGCTTTGCAGAGATCGAGTCACTCGGGATGCCAGAGCACTTCTGCGAAGACGAGCTCCTCTTCATACTCAACTCGGATAAGAG GAAAAGCTTGACCTTGAAGTACTAtgcaaaaaaaatcctttaCTTCCTGAGACAGCAGAACATCCTGAGGAGTTTGAAGACTTTCTTGGAACAGCCTGTTGAGCAGCAGTCGGCTCTAGAAG GTGCTGTCCTGGTGGATCAGTATTGTAACCCGTTGGCTGATGTCACACTGGACAGCATTTCAGCCCAGCTGGATGAGATcacagaaaaagtaaagaagATGTTGCGAATCAAGAACCCCTCTCACCCCAGCCTACGTATCGCTCAGG GTGACTGTTTTGTGGTGGAGGACTTTGAGCTCCAGAGGCAGGTGGTCTGTGCCCTAAACTCTGTCTTGTATGAGCAGCTTCAGTACAAAGGCAATGAGTTTGACTACTACAACCCTCTCAACTCTTACATCCACCAG gTGCTACTACGCCATACAGGTATCCCCATAAGTCTCTCTGTCCTCTATATGACATTGGCCCGGAAGCTGGGTGTTCAGCTGGAACCTGTCAACTTCCCCAATCACTTCCTGCTGCGCTGGTGCCAGAAACCAAGAGG GAGCGAGGACATATATGACTTTGTCTACATTGATGCCTTTGGTAAAGGCAAACAGCTGACTGCCAAGGAGTGCGAGTACCTCATTGGCCACCAGGTGACGGCAGATTACTACAGTGCCATCAGCACCATGGAGGTGCTGCTCAGGATGGTGGGAAACCTGCTTAACATCGGAAAAAGAGG GGAGGGCAATGAAAAATCTTATCAGCTGCTGAGAGACTCGCTGGACCTCTACCTCACTATCAACCCAGACAACGTGCAGTACCTGCTGCTGCAGGCACGGCTCTACTTCCACCTGGGCATCTGGCCAGAAAAG GTGCTAGACATCCTGCAGCACATTCAGGCGTTGGATCCCTCCCAGCACGGGGCAGTGGGTTACTTGGTGCAGCACACGCTGGAGCATATCCAACATAAGAAACATCCTGTGGCACCTGAAGTGAAGAGGCGTAGCGCTCCAGAACACCTGGAGGTCCAGTATTCAGTGGGCCTCATCATGAAACACAAGAG GTCAGGTTATAACTGTGTGATCTACGGCTGGGACCCTAAGTGCACCATGAGCCAGGAGTGGATCACCACCATGAGGGTCCACCAGCTGTCCAACGGTGCCAACCAGCCCTTCTACAACGTCCTTGTTCAGGACGGAACATGTCGCTACGCAGCACAGG GCTCCACTCTATAA